The following coding sequences lie in one Chloroflexota bacterium genomic window:
- a CDS encoding S8 family serine peptidase, translating into MTVTSASLGGRRSTAMWQWVFRMALILALLLSIVGSAAPAVAGDLGEPIRVIVQRADTSPAAEAFTRSLGGQVLADLHLINSFVALVPQYALERLAAHPSVRAVTVDGPLVRHARLADDDDDDDDDDDVKRLKNTYNLSVEAIPAWMEGILGQGVTVAVVDSGVEKRTAKGRIRSDFGQGRGTRLKVRVSTSTISPHVNDFYGHGTAVAGIIGGDGAISRGKYIGIAPRVNLVSVKVGGDDGTGYESDLVAGLQWLYDHRDELNVRVINLSVTGATPRSYHESPLDAAVEVMWFNGFVVVVAAGNNGGDGILYPPANDPFVITVGAADEQGTPDIQDDTIPAWSAWGVDEAGRVKPDLVAPGLRLVTTLAPRSVFRKEHPQAIVDKWYIRFSGTSASTAVVSGAVALLLEEEPELTPDQVKYRLWMAARSWPGMDPARAGYGYLSVKRALEMSTTESANVGIQISQFLTPPDTPIYWDGVNWGGVNWGGVNWGGVNWGGVNWGGVNWGGVNWGGVNWGAYFFDD; encoded by the coding sequence ATGACCGTGACTTCTGCATCTCTGGGTGGTCGAAGGTCCACTGCCATGTGGCAATGGGTGTTCCGCATGGCGTTAATTCTGGCGCTGTTGTTGTCTATCGTGGGGAGCGCAGCGCCAGCAGTTGCGGGTGATCTGGGCGAGCCGATACGCGTGATCGTGCAGCGGGCGGATACCAGCCCGGCGGCGGAGGCGTTCACCCGTTCTCTGGGCGGCCAGGTTCTGGCGGATTTGCATTTGATCAACTCCTTTGTGGCGCTGGTGCCCCAGTATGCGTTGGAGAGGCTGGCGGCCCATCCGAGCGTGCGCGCGGTCACCGTGGATGGGCCATTGGTTCGTCATGCACGCCTGGCCGACGACGATGATGATGATGACGATGATGACGATGTGAAGAGGTTGAAGAATACGTATAACCTGTCCGTGGAGGCGATTCCCGCCTGGATGGAGGGGATACTCGGGCAGGGGGTGACCGTAGCGGTTGTAGACAGTGGCGTTGAGAAGAGGACGGCGAAGGGACGTATCCGGAGCGACTTTGGCCAGGGACGAGGCACCCGGCTGAAGGTGCGGGTCAGCACATCGACCATCAGCCCGCATGTGAACGATTTCTATGGACATGGCACCGCGGTGGCGGGCATCATCGGGGGCGATGGGGCGATCTCCCGTGGGAAGTACATCGGCATCGCGCCCCGGGTGAACCTGGTCAGCGTGAAGGTCGGCGGCGATGATGGGACGGGCTATGAGTCGGATCTGGTCGCGGGGTTGCAATGGCTGTACGATCATCGCGATGAGCTGAACGTGCGGGTCATCAACCTCTCCGTCACGGGCGCGACGCCGCGATCCTACCACGAGAGCCCCCTGGACGCCGCGGTTGAGGTCATGTGGTTCAACGGCTTCGTGGTCGTGGTGGCCGCGGGCAACAACGGCGGCGACGGCATCCTGTACCCGCCCGCCAACGATCCGTTCGTCATCACGGTGGGCGCCGCGGACGAGCAGGGCACCCCGGATATCCAGGATGACACGATCCCCGCATGGTCCGCGTGGGGTGTGGATGAGGCCGGGCGGGTGAAGCCCGATCTGGTGGCGCCGGGCCTTCGCCTGGTGACGACCCTGGCTCCCCGGTCGGTGTTCCGCAAGGAGCATCCGCAGGCCATCGTGGATAAGTGGTACATCCGCTTCTCCGGGACCTCCGCCTCCACGGCCGTGGTCTCGGGCGCCGTGGCGCTGCTGCTGGAGGAGGAGCCCGAGCTCACGCCGGACCAGGTGAAGTATCGGTTGTGGATGGCCGCCCGCTCCTGGCCGGGCATGGATCCCGCCCGGGCCGGGTATGGCTATTTGAGCGTGAAGCGGGCGTTGGAGATGTCCACCACGGAATCGGCCAACGTGGGCATTCAGATCAGCCAGTTCCTGACCCCGCCGGATACGCCGATCTATTGGGATGGCGTGAACTGGGGCGGTGTGAATTGGGGTGGCGTGAATTGGGGCGGCGTGAACTGGGGCGGTGTCAATTGGGGTGGTGTGAATTGGGGTGGCGTAAACTGGGGCGGCGTGAACTGGGGAGCTTACTTCTTTGACGATTGA
- a CDS encoding ATPase has product MRYFLGMDAGASKTFCVVGDEQGRILGFGRGGPGNHQGPGLEAVIAEYRRAGEEALEQAGLRGEQIAHGAFCLAGADLPQDYAMLIPAVRALGLAQEITVKNDTMAALRSGLSRPWGVTVICGSGTNAAGRGPDGTEIVFPGLGWHSGDWGGGGDLAREAIRRVMRAWDGRGPQTMLTEMILEEFGLEDMEALLHALYEGDVRSKIYQLPPLIFEAAYRGDPVAQELITMQGEEVGITAGTIIRRLGLEDTDVEVVLGGSIFKGKGPLLFDVIRATVHRVAPRARIIVPEFEPVIGAWLIALEAAGGRATPEVYQQLRATMPEPLRRPQVSV; this is encoded by the coding sequence ATGCGCTACTTCCTGGGTATGGACGCGGGCGCGTCGAAGACGTTCTGCGTGGTGGGGGATGAGCAGGGGCGTATCCTGGGGTTTGGCCGCGGTGGCCCGGGGAATCACCAGGGGCCGGGCCTGGAGGCCGTGATCGCCGAGTATCGCCGGGCGGGGGAGGAGGCGCTGGAGCAGGCTGGCCTGCGGGGGGAGCAGATCGCTCATGGGGCTTTCTGCCTGGCCGGCGCCGATCTCCCCCAGGATTACGCCATGCTGATCCCGGCGGTGCGCGCCTTGGGGCTGGCGCAGGAGATCACGGTCAAGAACGACACCATGGCCGCCCTGCGGTCAGGGCTCAGTCGGCCGTGGGGGGTGACGGTGATCTGCGGATCGGGCACCAACGCGGCCGGGCGTGGCCCGGATGGGACTGAGATCGTGTTCCCCGGCCTGGGGTGGCACTCAGGCGATTGGGGGGGCGGCGGCGATCTGGCACGGGAGGCGATCCGCCGCGTGATGCGGGCATGGGACGGACGCGGCCCGCAGACGATGCTGACGGAGATGATCCTGGAGGAGTTCGGGCTGGAGGATATGGAGGCCCTGCTGCACGCCCTCTATGAGGGCGATGTGCGGTCGAAGATCTATCAGCTGCCGCCCCTGATCTTTGAGGCCGCCTACCGAGGGGACCCGGTCGCCCAGGAGTTGATCACCATGCAGGGCGAGGAGGTGGGGATCACGGCCGGGACGATCATCCGCCGTCTGGGGCTTGAGGACACGGATGTGGAGGTGGTGCTGGGCGGGAGCATCTTCAAAGGGAAGGGGCCGTTGCTCTTCGATGTCATCCGGGCGACGGTGCATCGCGTGGCCCCGCGGGCTCGCATCATCGTCCCGGAGTTCGAGCCGGTGATCGGGGCCTGGCTGATCGCGTTGGAGGCGGCCGGCGGGCGGGCCACTCCCGAGGTGTACCAGCAGTTGCGGGCTACCATGCCCGAGCCGTTGCGTCGACCGCAGGTGTCCGTGTAG